Proteins co-encoded in one Metabacillus sp. KUDC1714 genomic window:
- a CDS encoding MBL fold metallo-hydrolase, with protein sequence MTVKAMTSKKVTRKVFNKEALFILDVRNEGDFQDWKIEGENFAYLNIPYFELLDGVEEILEKIPSDKEVLVVCAKEGSSVMVAEMLSEQGLDVSYLEGGMKTWSEHLEPVKIGDFKEGGEIYQFVRIGKGCLSYMVVSNGEAAIIDATRMTSTYLNFAQKIGANITHVFDTHLHADHISGGRVIAAHTGATYWLPPKDATEVSFEYSPLEGGNTVTIGNTDIDIHALYSPGHTIGSTSFVVDSSYLLTGDILFIDSIGRPDLAGMAEDWVADLRESLYKRYRELSEDLIVLPAHFMIIDELNEDGSVAEKLGTLFAENHGLNIVDENEFRKLVTENLPPQPNAYQEIRETNMGKITPDEEKQREMEIGPNRCAVR encoded by the coding sequence ATGACTGTTAAAGCTATGACTTCAAAAAAAGTAACAAGAAAGGTATTTAATAAAGAAGCATTATTTATTCTTGATGTTCGTAATGAAGGAGATTTTCAAGACTGGAAGATAGAAGGAGAAAATTTTGCTTATCTAAATATCCCATATTTTGAATTGCTAGATGGTGTTGAAGAAATTTTAGAAAAGATTCCATCTGATAAAGAAGTATTAGTTGTGTGTGCGAAAGAAGGCTCTTCTGTCATGGTAGCTGAAATGCTTTCTGAACAAGGTTTAGATGTTTCTTACTTAGAAGGCGGAATGAAGACATGGAGTGAACACTTAGAGCCTGTGAAAATTGGCGATTTTAAAGAAGGCGGGGAAATTTATCAGTTTGTACGTATTGGTAAGGGCTGTTTATCATACATGGTGGTTTCAAATGGAGAAGCGGCAATTATTGATGCAACTCGAATGACTTCTACTTATCTAAACTTTGCACAAAAAATAGGGGCAAACATTACTCATGTATTCGATACTCACCTTCACGCTGACCATATTTCAGGTGGTAGAGTGATTGCTGCTCATACAGGTGCAACATACTGGTTGCCGCCAAAGGATGCAACAGAAGTATCGTTTGAATATAGTCCACTAGAAGGTGGCAATACCGTAACAATTGGAAATACAGACATTGATATTCATGCATTATACTCACCAGGTCACACAATTGGTTCAACTTCATTTGTTGTTGATTCTTCATACTTATTAACAGGAGATATTCTCTTTATAGATTCAATAGGAAGACCAGATCTAGCAGGGATGGCTGAAGATTGGGTTGCAGATTTAAGAGAGAGTTTATATAAACGCTATAGAGAACTGTCAGAGGACTTAATAGTTTTACCTGCTCATTTTATGATCATTGATGAGTTGAATGAAGATGGAAGTGTAGCAGAAAAATTAGGTACTTTATTTGCGGAAAATCATGGTTTAAACATTGTAGATGAAAATGAATTTAGAAAACTTGTTACAGAAAATTTACCACCGCAACCAAATGCATATCAAGAAATTCGTGAAACAAATATGGGGAAAATCACTCCAGATGAAGAAAAGCAACGAGAAATGGAAATTGGACCTAACCGTTGTGCGGTTCGCTAA
- a CDS encoding DsrE/DsrF/DrsH-like family protein, with the protein MTDKKKTTIVLFSGEYDKAMAAYIIANGAAAYDHEVTIFHTFWGLNALRKDENIQVKKGFMEKMFGKMMPRGAEKMGLSKMNFAGFGPKMIKDVMKKHNALPLSNLIEMAQEQDVKLVACTMTMDLLGLQEEELLNNIEYAGVAAYLADAEDGNVNLFI; encoded by the coding sequence GTGACAGACAAGAAGAAGACAACGATTGTATTATTCAGTGGTGAATATGATAAGGCAATGGCTGCTTATATAATTGCGAACGGTGCAGCTGCCTATGATCATGAAGTAACGATCTTTCACACATTTTGGGGATTAAATGCTCTGCGTAAAGATGAAAATATTCAAGTGAAGAAAGGTTTTATGGAAAAGATGTTCGGCAAAATGATGCCTAGAGGGGCAGAAAAAATGGGATTGTCAAAAATGAACTTTGCTGGTTTCGGTCCAAAAATGATCAAAGATGTTATGAAGAAGCACAATGCCTTGCCTCTTTCGAATTTAATTGAAATGGCACAAGAACAAGATGTGAAATTAGTAGCATGTACGATGACAATGGATTTACTCGGTCTTCAAGAAGAAGAACTTTTAAATAATATTGAGTATGCAGGTGTTGCTGCATACCTTGCAGATGCAGAAGATGGAAACGTGAATTTATTCATCTAA
- a CDS encoding rhodanese-like domain-containing protein: MKQFTAKEVENMLIQGQSVNIIDVREVEEVEAGKIPGAFHIPLGLLEFRMNELNKSKEYIMVCRSGARSGRAYQFLESHGYNVINMTGGMLDWEGETN, encoded by the coding sequence ATGAAACAATTTACGGCAAAAGAAGTAGAAAACATGTTAATTCAAGGTCAAAGTGTAAACATCATTGACGTGAGAGAAGTGGAAGAGGTAGAAGCTGGGAAGATTCCTGGTGCCTTTCACATTCCATTAGGATTATTAGAATTTCGAATGAATGAACTAAATAAATCAAAAGAATATATCATGGTTTGTCGTTCTGGTGCAAGAAGTGGTCGTGCTTACCAATTTCTTGAAAGCCATGGGTACAATGTAATTAATATGACTGGTGGAATGCTTGACTGGGAAGGCGAAACAAACTAA
- a CDS encoding rhodanese-like domain-containing protein has translation MEYINYLVIALFIFLILNRIIPVKGIRHISTVELKNELKDKNKQFIDVRTPSEFKGNRIKEFKNIPLHELGQKAEKALSKDKEVVVICQSGMRSQKASKILKKLGYTNVTNVKGGMGAWR, from the coding sequence ATGGAATACATTAACTATTTAGTTATTGCCCTTTTCATTTTTCTCATTCTGAACCGAATCATTCCAGTTAAAGGTATAAGACATATCTCAACAGTTGAATTGAAAAATGAACTAAAAGATAAGAATAAGCAATTTATAGATGTCAGAACGCCTAGTGAATTTAAAGGGAATCGTATTAAAGAATTTAAAAATATTCCACTTCATGAACTCGGCCAGAAAGCTGAGAAGGCATTATCAAAAGACAAAGAAGTCGTTGTGATTTGTCAAAGTGGCATGAGAAGTCAAAAGGCTAGTAAAATACTGAAAAAATTAGGTTATACAAATGTGACAAATGTAAAGGGCGGTATGGGCGCTTGGAGATAA
- a CDS encoding cupin domain-containing protein codes for MYCAPYMYQYPYYVNVPMYTYRNSTDYWTDHNEGFGSYRSSYGHNRIMLKDYGANPFVININEATKQNNTYRTAIWTGNHLQVTLMSLNMGEDIGLEMHPNVDQFLRVEQGQGIVQMGKGRDNLNFQRRIFDDSAIMIPAGMWHNVKNTGNVPLKLYSIYAPPNHPFGTVHRTKADAMAAEESYGNENGNTVVFGRTPDDWLRYTEFLVKEGLEDVKRGINMTHILQEFILMGVLVGKGYSPEKAYETVEEWERTGESKILQKSKKNM; via the coding sequence ATGTACTGTGCACCTTATATGTATCAATATCCTTATTATGTGAATGTACCAATGTATACTTACAGAAATTCTACAGATTATTGGACTGATCATAATGAGGGATTTGGTTCGTATCGGTCATCTTATGGTCATAATAGGATTATGTTAAAAGATTATGGAGCAAACCCATTTGTTATTAATATTAATGAAGCCACTAAGCAAAACAATACGTATCGAACAGCAATATGGACAGGTAATCATTTGCAAGTTACATTAATGAGTCTCAATATGGGTGAAGATATAGGTTTAGAAATGCACCCTAACGTAGATCAATTCTTAAGAGTCGAACAAGGTCAGGGAATTGTACAAATGGGCAAAGGTAGAGATAATTTAAATTTTCAAAGAAGAATTTTTGATGACTCTGCTATTATGATCCCGGCTGGAATGTGGCACAATGTAAAAAATACAGGAAATGTCCCTTTAAAACTATACTCGATATATGCCCCACCAAATCACCCATTTGGTACTGTTCATAGAACTAAAGCAGATGCAATGGCTGCAGAAGAAAGCTATGGTAATGAAAATGGAAATACAGTAGTTTTTGGAAGGACTCCAGATGACTGGTTAAGATATACGGAATTTTTGGTAAAAGAAGGCTTGGAAGACGTTAAAAGAGGAATTAATATGACACACATTCTTCAAGAATTTATTCTAATGGGAGTTCTTGTTGGAAAAGGATATTCTCCTGAAAAAGCATATGAAACCGTAGAAGAATGGGAGCGTACAGGAGAATCTAAAATTTTACAGAAGAGCAAAAAAAATATGTAG
- a CDS encoding sulfurtransferase TusA family protein yields the protein MNIDKVLDAKGLACPMPIVKTKKAMNELESGQVLEIHVTDKGAKNDLTAWARSGGHEFLKHEEEDQILKFWIKKG from the coding sequence TGATAAAGTTTTAGATGCAAAAGGTTTAGCATGTCCAATGCCAATTGTTAAAACAAAAAAAGCAATGAATGAGTTAGAATCGGGTCAAGTATTAGAAATTCATGTTACTGATAAGGGTGCAAAAAATGATTTAACTGCTTGGGCTAGATCAGGTGGTCATGAATTTTTAAAACATGAGGAAGAAGATCAAATACTAAAATTCTGGATTAAAAAAGGGTAA
- a CDS encoding sulfurtransferase TusA family protein, producing the protein MNSLKTDLLVDAKGLACPMPIVRTKKAMNEIEAGQVLEVQATDKGSKADIQAWAKSSGHQYLGTLEEDDVLKHYLRKSSNEETVERKHPYVTSNEELEKKLEARANIVVLDVRESAEYAFNHIPNAISIPLGELDERVSELDKDDEIYVVCRTGSRSDLASQKLAEKGFTKVNNVVPGMIAWSGITST; encoded by the coding sequence ATGAACTCATTAAAAACAGATTTATTAGTGGATGCGAAAGGATTAGCGTGCCCAATGCCAATTGTCAGAACAAAGAAAGCGATGAATGAAATCGAAGCAGGGCAGGTTTTAGAGGTTCAAGCAACAGATAAAGGTTCAAAGGCTGATATTCAAGCTTGGGCAAAAAGCTCTGGTCATCAATATTTAGGTACACTTGAAGAAGACGATGTTCTTAAGCATTACCTACGTAAATCTTCAAATGAAGAAACTGTTGAAAGAAAACATCCATATGTAACAAGTAACGAAGAACTTGAGAAAAAATTAGAAGCTAGAGCAAACATTGTTGTGTTAGATGTAAGGGAATCTGCCGAATATGCATTTAACCATATTCCAAACGCGATTTCGATTCCGTTAGGCGAATTGGATGAGCGTGTAAGTGAATTGGATAAAGATGATGAAATTTATGTAGTGTGTCGAACTGGAAGTCGTAGTGATCTCGCGTCTCAAAAATTAGCTGAAAAGGGTTTTACGAAAGTAAATAATGTTGTACCGGGTATGATTGCTTGGTCAGGAATAACGTCCACATAA
- a CDS encoding sulfite exporter TauE/SafE family protein translates to MELGFIITIFLIGFIGSYISGMLGIGGSIIKYPMLLYIPPLFGIAAFSAHEVSGISAVQVFFATIGGVWAYRKGGYLNKTLIGYMGISILIGSFIGGYGSKLMSDGGINLIYGILALIAAVMMFIPKKGIDDIPLDQVKFNKWLAAILALIVGVGAGIVGAAGAFLLVPIMLVVLKIPTRMTIASSLAITFISSIGATVGKITTGQVDYGPAAIMVIASLIASPLGAMAGKKVNTKILQVILALLIFGTALKIWLDII, encoded by the coding sequence ATGGAATTAGGGTTTATTATAACAATCTTTTTAATTGGATTTATAGGTTCATATATTTCAGGAATGCTAGGAATTGGCGGTTCTATTATCAAATATCCAATGCTATTGTATATTCCACCTCTATTTGGTATAGCGGCATTTAGTGCACACGAAGTTTCTGGAATAAGTGCCGTCCAGGTGTTCTTTGCGACAATCGGTGGTGTTTGGGCATATCGAAAGGGTGGATATTTAAATAAAACATTGATTGGGTATATGGGAATTAGCATTCTAATAGGTAGTTTTATTGGAGGATATGGTTCAAAACTAATGTCTGATGGTGGCATTAATCTAATCTATGGAATTTTAGCTTTAATTGCAGCAGTAATGATGTTTATTCCTAAAAAGGGAATTGACGACATTCCACTAGATCAAGTGAAATTTAACAAATGGCTTGCAGCTATACTAGCTTTAATCGTTGGTGTAGGTGCAGGGATTGTCGGTGCAGCAGGAGCATTTTTACTAGTACCAATCATGTTAGTTGTACTAAAAATCCCAACCCGTATGACGATCGCTTCATCCCTAGCTATCACTTTTATTTCTTCAATTGGTGCAACTGTTGGAAAAATAACGACAGGGCAAGTTGATTACGGTCCAGCAGCTATTATGGTTATTGCAAGTTTAATTGCATCACCATTGGGAGCTATGGCAGGGAAAAAGGTGAATACAAAGATTCTGCAAGTTATTTTAGCCTTATTAATTTTTGGAACAGCTTTAAAAATTTGGCTTGATATCATTTGA
- a CDS encoding DUF3231 family protein: MKTIKPIKVGSNKTNTSEKLTSAEMGKLWATYMGNSMGKCILSYYLQHVDDDDIKILLENALKLSVDFMETIEAIFIKENFPIPKGFTKEDVNLGAPRLFEDEFYVHYLKYVTKAGMSIYNVAIPLVYRKDVKEFFRYCMDSSMDLMDQTKEILMNKGLISKPPFIPVPENVEFVHEDFLNGYFGHVRPLHALEITHLYDNIENNVTSKALIMAFAQVAKDEKIRELFERGRDRTSTNIERYMQMLHKENLPSPSFLDDLVTTSTFSPFSDKLMLFHKIDMFSIKIRAFGNSTAVNGRHDIALMYTKSLMKILTFVQDATKIMIEKGWFEQAPKAADREN, encoded by the coding sequence ATGAAAACTATTAAACCAATTAAAGTTGGTTCAAATAAAACAAACACTTCAGAAAAACTAACTTCAGCAGAAATGGGTAAACTTTGGGCTACATATATGGGGAACAGCATGGGAAAATGCATTTTAAGCTATTATCTTCAACACGTTGATGATGATGATATTAAAATTTTATTAGAAAATGCATTAAAATTAAGTGTAGATTTTATGGAAACAATTGAAGCAATTTTTATAAAAGAAAATTTCCCTATTCCGAAAGGGTTTACTAAAGAGGACGTAAATTTAGGTGCTCCAAGGTTATTTGAAGATGAATTTTATGTTCATTACTTGAAGTATGTTACAAAAGCAGGAATGAGTATTTATAATGTAGCCATACCTCTTGTTTATAGAAAGGATGTAAAAGAATTTTTTAGATATTGTATGGATTCTTCAATGGATTTAATGGACCAAACCAAAGAAATATTAATGAATAAAGGGCTTATCAGCAAGCCACCATTTATTCCAGTTCCAGAAAATGTGGAATTTGTTCATGAGGATTTCTTAAACGGCTACTTTGGACATGTACGACCGCTACACGCTTTAGAAATTACCCACCTTTACGATAATATTGAGAATAATGTAACGAGTAAAGCACTAATTATGGCATTTGCACAAGTCGCAAAGGATGAAAAGATTAGGGAATTGTTTGAAAGAGGTAGAGATAGGACATCTACAAATATTGAACGTTATATGCAAATGCTACATAAAGAAAATTTGCCTTCACCATCTTTTCTGGACGATTTAGTTACAACATCTACTTTTTCTCCTTTTTCTGATAAGTTAATGTTATTTCATAAGATCGATATGTTTTCAATAAAAATAAGGGCATTTGGAAATTCTACAGCAGTAAATGGAAGGCATGACATAGCGCTAATGTATACTAAATCATTAATGAAAATTCTAACTTTTGTTCAAGATGCAACAAAAATCATGATTGAGAAA